A window of Belonocnema kinseyi isolate 2016_QV_RU_SX_M_011 chromosome 9, B_treatae_v1, whole genome shotgun sequence contains these coding sequences:
- the LOC117180457 gene encoding uncharacterized protein LOC117180457, giving the protein MRNELLNDNPSIFSFKKDLEACRPERKEAKKAPSATKHLDDYPALKKPQLLAWELECEIGLSNMKIKENWITALPKLIDYFSRLDTNINALAQDHLTILILLKVTDHFKLKRLKKDSHTGHIVQIYPIRSGTTISQTQPKADEPQRLIGIGNLEMANRTYSLYVNEEAIFCGSAIEALI; this is encoded by the exons ATGCGGAATGAATTACTCAATGACAATCcttccatttttagttttaaaaaagacCTGGAAGCTTGCCGTCCAGAAAGAAAGGAGGCCAAGAAAGCTCCATCGGCAACAAAGCACTTGGATGATTATCCTGCTCTTAAAAAACCTCAGCTT CTGGCATGGGAATTAGAGTGTGAAATAGGGCTatcaaatatgaaaataaaagagAATTGGATTACAGCTCTACCAAAATTGATCGATTACTTTTCTCGATTAGATACCAATATTAATGCACTTGCACAGGATCATCTGAccattttaattctattaaaagtAACGGaccatttcaaactaaaaaggctGAAAAAAGACAGCCATACTGGACATATTGTGCAGATCTACCCCATACGA TCTGGAACAACGATATCACAAACACAGCCCAAAGCGGACGAACCACAACGTCTTATAGGGATTGGAAATTTGGAAATGGCAAACCGGACATATTCGCTATATGTCAACGAAGAAGCCATTTTCTGTGGTTCAGCAATCGAAGCTTTGATTTAG